A genomic window from Pirellulales bacterium includes:
- a CDS encoding HEAT repeat domain-containing protein, whose amino-acid sequence MSRTSFSVPWLVLGVAPLVVGCGTGVGPTSFTAQEIADARARVNLELPKRPIAQLVQRPLLPEITISETAADSLSRIGSQALPVLIAALHDSDPVVRTNAAKGIARLGETAQQAVPALTAALADDVYTVRLTAARALGQIGPGAAPAIPELSAALRDTESRSRAMPPAPGAPVLTAP is encoded by the coding sequence ATGTCGAGAACCTCGTTTAGCGTCCCTTGGCTCGTGCTTGGGGTGGCCCCCTTGGTCGTCGGCTGTGGTACCGGCGTGGGGCCCACGAGCTTCACGGCGCAGGAGATTGCCGATGCGCGAGCGCGGGTGAATCTCGAACTGCCGAAACGGCCCATCGCCCAATTGGTGCAGCGTCCGCTGCTCCCGGAGATCACGATTTCGGAAACCGCCGCCGACTCGCTCTCGCGCATCGGCAGCCAGGCCCTGCCGGTGTTGATCGCTGCCCTGCACGATTCCGATCCCGTGGTGCGCACCAACGCCGCCAAGGGGATCGCCCGGTTGGGAGAGACCGCTCAACAGGCCGTACCGGCGCTGACCGCGGCCCTGGCCGACGACGTCTACACGGTGCGACTGACCGCGGCGCGAGCCCTGGGGCAAATCGGTCCCGGCGCCGCCCCGGCGATTCCAGAACTCTCGGCGGCGCTGCGCGACACCGAGTCGCGATCGCGCGCCATGCCCCCCGCCCCCGGGGCGCCGGTTCTGACCGCACCGTAG
- a CDS encoding MBL fold metallo-hydrolase has protein sequence MLERKPVFPHVIEMNYQAGQRIGCNVYLVYDGPEWVLIDIGYEDTVDEIVEIIRQLDFPLSSAKGVIATHADADHIQGLAKVKQLLKTPALGHRLAAEALASGDLVKTYAEISAQGIHLELPAVEIDQLIDEGDRIRIGGLELEVWHTPGHTDSQLSFRLGNLLFSGDNIYRDGCVGVIDAHHGSDIQDFITSLKRIRASDVEWLLPSHGPIFRKDNAVLDATIARLEQYQHMADFGTCAVDWPLMDEWDRELAEGKLPK, from the coding sequence ATGCTGGAGCGGAAGCCGGTCTTCCCTCACGTTATCGAGATGAACTACCAGGCCGGTCAACGGATCGGCTGCAATGTCTATCTCGTCTACGACGGCCCCGAATGGGTGCTGATCGATATCGGTTATGAAGACACCGTCGACGAGATCGTCGAGATCATCCGCCAGCTCGATTTTCCCCTCTCGAGCGCGAAAGGGGTCATCGCCACGCACGCCGATGCCGACCACATTCAGGGGCTGGCCAAGGTCAAGCAATTGCTGAAGACGCCGGCCCTGGGGCACCGCCTCGCGGCCGAGGCCCTCGCCTCGGGCGATCTCGTCAAAACCTACGCCGAGATCAGTGCTCAAGGGATCCACCTCGAACTGCCGGCCGTCGAGATCGACCAACTAATCGACGAGGGGGACCGCATTCGCATCGGCGGCCTCGAACTCGAGGTCTGGCACACGCCGGGGCACACCGACAGCCAGCTCTCGTTCCGCCTCGGCAATCTGCTCTTCAGCGGCGACAACATCTACCGCGACGGTTGCGTCGGGGTGATCGACGCCCACCACGGCAGCGACATTCAGGATTTCATCACCTCGCTCAAGCGTATTCGCGCGAGCGATGTCGAGTGGCTCTTGCCGAGCCACGGACCGATCTTCCGCAAGGACAACGCGGTGCTCGACGCCACCATCGCGCGGCTCGAGCAGTATCAGCACATGGCCGACTTTGGCACGTGTGCCGTCGATTGGCCCCTCATGGATGAGTGGGACCGCGAGCTGGCCGAGGGAAAACTTCCCAAGTAG